One genomic region from Salinicola endophyticus encodes:
- a CDS encoding NAD(P)-dependent alcohol dehydrogenase codes for MTTDNSMTIKAAVTREKGSAFRLETLTLRAPREDEVLVRIVATGMCHTDLIVRDQFYPVPLPAVLGHEGAGVVEAVGPAVNSLEVGDHVVLSYAYCGDCLPCDAGHASYCSEFFARNFSGAGPDGEQALHDASGQPVHDHFFGQSSFATYALSRENNAVRVSREAPLELLGPLGCGIQTGAGAVINTLGVTPGSRFCAFGAGAVGLSAVMAARIAGATTIIAVDMIDSRLELALELGATHVINAGKESVVERVRELSGGGVNFALESTGRPEVLRQGVDALGSLGVLGVVGAPALGTEAAFDVNDLLLGGKSIRGIVEGDSVARRFIPQLVELYLQGRFPFDRLVKFYDFADIEQAVADSEKGVTLKPVLRMPS; via the coding sequence ATGACAACTGATAACTCCATGACCATCAAGGCGGCGGTAACGCGGGAAAAGGGGAGTGCCTTTCGGCTCGAGACACTGACTCTCAGAGCGCCGCGTGAAGACGAGGTGCTGGTGCGGATCGTGGCCACTGGCATGTGCCACACCGATCTGATCGTGCGCGATCAGTTCTATCCGGTACCGCTGCCGGCGGTGCTCGGCCATGAAGGCGCCGGCGTGGTCGAGGCTGTCGGTCCGGCGGTAAACTCGCTGGAAGTGGGTGACCACGTGGTGCTGAGCTACGCCTACTGCGGTGACTGCCTGCCCTGCGACGCCGGCCACGCCTCCTACTGCAGCGAGTTCTTTGCGCGCAATTTCAGCGGCGCCGGCCCCGATGGCGAGCAGGCGCTCCACGATGCCAGCGGCCAGCCCGTTCACGATCATTTTTTCGGTCAGTCGTCGTTTGCCACCTATGCGTTGAGCCGTGAAAACAATGCCGTTCGGGTAAGCCGCGAGGCGCCGCTCGAACTGCTGGGGCCTCTCGGCTGTGGCATTCAAACCGGTGCCGGTGCGGTCATCAATACGCTTGGTGTCACGCCCGGCAGCCGCTTCTGCGCCTTCGGCGCGGGTGCCGTGGGACTGTCTGCTGTCATGGCCGCTCGTATCGCCGGCGCGACCACAATCATCGCCGTCGATATGATCGACTCGCGGCTCGAGCTTGCGCTGGAGCTGGGGGCGACTCACGTGATCAATGCCGGCAAGGAATCCGTGGTCGAGCGCGTGCGTGAGCTGTCCGGTGGTGGCGTCAACTTTGCGCTGGAATCGACCGGGCGCCCTGAGGTGTTGCGTCAGGGTGTCGATGCGCTCGGCAGTCTCGGCGTGCTGGGCGTGGTGGGTGCTCCGGCCCTGGGGACCGAGGCCGCGTTCGATGTCAACGATCTGCTGCTGGGCGGCAAGAGCATTCGTGGCATCGTCGAGGGTGACAGCGTCGCTCGACGCTTTATTCCGCAGTTGGTCGAGCTGTACCTGCAGGGGCGGTTCCCGTTCGACAGACTGGTGAAGTTCTACGACTTTGCCGATATCGAGCAGGCCGTCGCCGACAGTGAGAAGGGCGTGACGTTGAAGCCCGTGCTACGTATGCCAAGTTGA
- a CDS encoding DUF393 domain-containing protein: MAELTLFYDGACPLCVHEITHLRRLDRHRRIRFEDIHAADFSQRWPDVEPADASAILLGYYRGERLRGLDVTHRAWSLVGRGWLTAPLRWPLIRPLADRVYRWFAPRRYLLSGWLTGRQRCAPCDSGQCRIDDDAPPRA, from the coding sequence ATGGCCGAGCTGACGCTGTTCTACGATGGCGCCTGCCCCCTGTGTGTCCACGAGATCACCCATCTGCGGCGGCTGGACCGCCACCGTCGCATTCGCTTCGAGGATATCCACGCCGCCGATTTCAGCCAGCGCTGGCCCGATGTCGAACCGGCGGACGCGAGCGCGATCCTGCTCGGGTACTACCGCGGGGAGCGCCTGCGCGGGCTCGACGTCACCCATCGCGCCTGGTCGCTGGTGGGGCGTGGCTGGCTCACCGCGCCGCTGCGCTGGCCGCTGATCAGGCCGCTGGCGGACCGCGTCTACCGCTGGTTCGCGCCGCGCCGCTATCTGCTTTCCGGCTGGCTGACCGGGCGCCAGCGCTGTGCGCCCTGCGACAGCGGCCAGTGCCGGATCGACGATGATGCGCCGCCGCGCGCCTGA
- a CDS encoding alpha/beta hydrolase, whose protein sequence is MTGTHALLLIHGSFCDAEVWQPVAERLRRRGYDVFVPTIAGHGPDGDRSVSHADCEASLIDYVDTHCPDRFVALGHSWGGTLLQRLAERRGDRLERMIFHNAFVLRDGESLYDMLPPGHQALWDTIKDDPSGLMLPFPVFRDAFANDLDADAAEAAYGHLSPTPMRSHFDPVALPTFHHLEIPRSWLYAWDDVALTPGEFGWHPRMSQRLGLYRMVSLAGGHMVCQSNPDALAEAIIQAARP, encoded by the coding sequence ATGACGGGTACTCATGCACTGCTATTGATTCATGGCTCCTTTTGCGACGCCGAGGTCTGGCAACCCGTGGCCGAGCGTCTGCGTCGGAGAGGGTATGACGTGTTCGTGCCAACCATCGCCGGTCACGGACCGGACGGCGATCGCAGCGTCAGTCACGCTGACTGTGAGGCCTCACTGATCGATTACGTCGACACCCACTGCCCCGATCGATTCGTGGCGCTTGGGCACAGCTGGGGCGGCACGCTGCTACAGCGTCTGGCCGAGCGTCGAGGCGATCGACTCGAGCGGATGATATTCCACAATGCGTTCGTGCTGCGTGACGGCGAGTCCTTGTACGACATGCTGCCGCCGGGGCATCAGGCATTGTGGGACACGATCAAGGATGACCCGAGCGGCTTGATGCTGCCGTTTCCGGTCTTTCGTGACGCTTTCGCCAACGACCTCGATGCGGATGCTGCCGAGGCCGCCTACGGGCATCTGTCACCGACACCTATGCGCAGTCACTTCGACCCGGTGGCGCTGCCAACTTTTCATCATCTCGAGATTCCGCGCAGCTGGCTTTACGCCTGGGATGACGTGGCGCTCACGCCCGGCGAATTCGGCTGGCATCCGCGCATGAGTCAGCGGCTCGGACTTTATCGCATGGTCTCTCTGGCTGGGGGACACATGGTCTGTCAGAGCAACCCCGATGCTCTGGCCGAGGCTATCATCCAGGCCGCTCGCCCCTGA
- a CDS encoding ABC transporter substrate-binding protein, translated as MTTPAVAEPLIVEAALDRPVFQPVLNAFSAEYPQITLDYRERSTLEADHRARDAEDPPDVVISSAMPWQLALSNEGRAQALDSVEARRWPAWAKWRNEVFGFTFEPVVMAYRLELASHMPPPTTHRDLLDLLTDYRHWLRGRVVTYSPRDSGVGYTLLQQDARYTPRIWDLVAAMGAADVDLAQNTRAMLEGLSDGRYWLGYNLLGSYAMVWAQSHPDIIVQVPNDYSLVLMRMVFVHRDAPHPQAARRFVDFLLSQRGQRILAGSTPLFSVRDDVIGPYTAQRLRDQVGDHLYPIPINATLLAFVDPLRRQAFLRRWDRELNILSE; from the coding sequence GTGACGACACCCGCCGTGGCCGAGCCGCTGATCGTCGAAGCCGCGCTGGATCGCCCGGTGTTCCAGCCAGTACTCAATGCCTTCAGCGCCGAGTACCCACAGATCACGCTGGACTACCGCGAGCGCTCCACCCTCGAAGCCGACCACCGGGCACGCGACGCCGAGGACCCGCCGGACGTGGTGATCAGCTCGGCGATGCCGTGGCAACTGGCGCTGAGCAACGAAGGCCGGGCGCAGGCGCTCGACAGCGTCGAAGCGCGGCGCTGGCCGGCCTGGGCCAAATGGCGTAACGAGGTGTTCGGCTTCACCTTCGAGCCGGTGGTGATGGCCTACCGCCTGGAGCTGGCCTCGCACATGCCGCCACCGACCACCCACCGGGATCTGCTCGACCTGCTGACCGACTATCGCCACTGGCTGCGCGGGCGCGTGGTCACCTACTCACCGCGGGACAGTGGCGTCGGCTACACCCTACTGCAGCAGGATGCGCGCTATACGCCGCGTATCTGGGACCTGGTCGCGGCCATGGGCGCCGCCGACGTCGACCTGGCCCAGAACACCCGGGCGATGCTCGAGGGCCTGAGCGACGGCCGCTACTGGCTCGGCTACAACCTGCTCGGCTCCTACGCCATGGTCTGGGCACAGAGCCACCCCGACATCATCGTGCAGGTGCCCAACGACTACTCGCTGGTGCTGATGCGCATGGTCTTCGTCCACCGCGACGCGCCGCACCCGCAAGCCGCGCGGCGCTTCGTCGACTTCCTGCTCAGCCAGCGCGGCCAGCGCATCCTGGCCGGCAGCACGCCGCTGTTCAGCGTGCGCGACGACGTCATCGGCCCCTACACCGCCCAGCGCCTGCGAGACCAGGTCGGCGACCACCTCTATCCGATTCCGATCAACGCCACCCTGCTCGCCTTCGTCGATCCGCTGCGGCGCCAGGCCTTTCTGCGCCGCTGGGACCGCGAGCTCAATATCTTGAGCGAGTGA
- a CDS encoding sensor histidine kinase N-terminal domain-containing protein: MNARPVSLKRRLALWLTAIVAGLGTLLLIEAYTSAHKAADRALDGQLAAASLTMAESLQWPDGQPTLEMPASALQILATQWQERVFYWLQADNGRLITRNAKLPISAAMRDAASHHPVFYDADLDGVPIRLHGREIDSAGWDTQEPVQLWVGHTRRGRDLLAGELFEKSATRFAAMVLITAALLMIAVRALLAPLERLRRALRDRHPDDVEPLTLEVPREMREWVDTLNRLLADQRDRRATLLRFIADASHQLKTPLAGLQSTSELALASSDPAAWQRALNEVHDSASRTSRLAGQMLSLTRLRHLGPDQERQQLALDTLLRAVVMEWADRQESRDHDLGLALECALPAWVAGEPWALHELLNNLIDNACRYTPHGSQITVALRDLTADRLELSIEDDGPGVEAAARERLTRPFERGQRQDTEGSGLGLAIVDSIARRHGSPLELSAVSPHGLRLSLTLARLDPAASGPDTHTPAPGERA, from the coding sequence GTGAACGCCCGCCCGGTGTCGCTCAAGCGCCGTCTGGCGCTGTGGCTGACCGCGATCGTCGCCGGGCTCGGCACGCTGCTGCTGATCGAGGCCTACACCAGCGCCCACAAGGCCGCCGACCGCGCCCTCGACGGCCAGCTCGCCGCCGCCAGCCTGACCATGGCCGAATCGCTGCAGTGGCCCGACGGCCAGCCCACCCTGGAGATGCCCGCCTCGGCGCTGCAGATTCTCGCCACCCAGTGGCAGGAGCGGGTGTTCTACTGGCTCCAGGCCGACAACGGCCGCCTCATCACGCGCAATGCCAAGCTGCCGATCAGCGCCGCCATGCGCGACGCCGCCAGCCACCATCCGGTGTTCTACGACGCCGACCTGGATGGCGTACCGATCCGCCTCCATGGCCGTGAGATCGACTCCGCCGGCTGGGACACCCAGGAGCCGGTACAGCTGTGGGTCGGCCACACCCGGCGCGGGCGCGACCTGCTCGCCGGCGAGCTGTTCGAGAAGAGCGCCACGCGTTTCGCCGCCATGGTGCTGATCACCGCAGCGCTGCTGATGATCGCCGTGCGCGCCCTGCTGGCGCCGCTGGAGCGACTGCGCCGGGCGCTGCGCGACCGCCACCCGGACGACGTCGAGCCGCTCACCCTCGAGGTGCCGCGGGAGATGCGCGAGTGGGTGGACACCCTGAACCGCCTGCTCGCCGACCAGCGTGACCGCCGCGCCACCCTGCTGCGCTTCATCGCCGACGCCTCGCACCAGTTGAAGACCCCGCTGGCGGGGCTGCAGAGCACTTCTGAGCTGGCCCTGGCCAGCTCCGATCCAGCTGCCTGGCAACGCGCCCTGAACGAAGTCCACGACAGCGCCAGCCGCACCAGCCGGCTGGCCGGCCAGATGCTCAGCCTGACCCGGCTGCGTCATCTGGGCCCCGACCAGGAGCGCCAGCAGCTGGCGCTGGACACACTGCTGCGCGCGGTGGTGATGGAGTGGGCCGACCGCCAGGAGAGCCGCGACCACGATCTCGGCCTGGCGCTCGAGTGCGCGCTGCCCGCCTGGGTCGCCGGCGAACCCTGGGCGCTGCACGAGCTGCTCAACAACTTGATCGACAATGCCTGCCGCTACACCCCACACGGCAGCCAGATCACGGTGGCGCTGCGCGATCTCACCGCCGACCGGCTGGAACTGTCGATCGAGGATGACGGCCCCGGGGTCGAGGCGGCGGCGCGCGAGCGCCTGACGCGGCCCTTCGAGCGCGGCCAGCGCCAGGACACCGAGGGCTCGGGGCTGGGTCTGGCGATCGTCGACTCCATCGCCCGGCGTCACGGCAGCCCGCTGGAGCTGAGCGCGGTGAGCCCGCACGGGCTGCGCCTGTCGCTGACACTGGCACGTCTGGATCCCGCCGCTTCAGGCCCCGACACGCACACCCCAGCCCCCGGAGAACGCGCATGA
- a CDS encoding response regulator transcription factor translates to MHLLVIEDDPLLSRSLGEAMARAGYRIDALSRVEDAWQALRQRRFDLILLDLGLPDASGLELLARLRDTGDATPVMILTARDGLEDRVRGLDLGADDYLAKPFSISELEARVRALLRRSQQRLDDRLHFAGLTLDTHAASVWLAGEPLDLPRREFRLLEALMLNAGRIVPRETLEDRLFGFEAVGANALEVYVSRLRKRLQDAPLAIRTLRGLGYRLEERRE, encoded by the coding sequence ATGCATCTGCTGGTCATCGAAGACGATCCTCTGCTGTCACGCTCGCTGGGCGAGGCGATGGCCCGTGCCGGCTATCGCATCGACGCGCTGAGCCGAGTCGAGGACGCCTGGCAGGCGCTGCGCCAGCGCCGTTTCGATCTGATTCTGCTCGACCTGGGCCTGCCCGACGCCAGTGGGCTCGAGCTGCTGGCGCGCCTGCGCGACACCGGCGACGCCACCCCGGTGATGATCCTCACCGCGCGTGACGGGCTCGAGGATCGCGTGCGCGGGCTCGACCTGGGCGCCGACGACTACCTGGCCAAGCCGTTCTCGATCAGCGAGCTGGAGGCGCGCGTCCGCGCCCTGCTGCGACGCAGCCAGCAGCGTCTCGACGACCGCCTGCACTTCGCCGGGCTGACCCTGGACACCCACGCCGCCAGCGTGTGGCTGGCGGGCGAGCCGCTGGATCTGCCGCGGCGGGAGTTCCGCCTGCTCGAAGCGCTGATGCTCAACGCCGGGCGCATCGTGCCCCGGGAGACGCTGGAGGATCGCCTGTTCGGCTTCGAAGCGGTGGGCGCCAACGCCCTCGAGGTCTACGTCAGCCGGCTGCGCAAGCGGCTCCAGGACGCCCCGCTGGCGATCCGCACCCTGCGCGGGCTGGGCTATCGCCTGGAGGAGCGCCGCGAGTGA
- a CDS encoding benzaldehyde dehydrogenase — protein MSDEQLLAPSLWQNRLFTGRWVEGGGETLTVRAPASGETLGQTGAADTAQVADAARASRRAAAGWFEHPYDDRAEVLRQAARLAETHRQALEQWLVLESGSTPAKAAFEVMLTIKALHKASELPSAAAGEVLPSTPGRLSLARRRPLGVVGVIAPFNFPLYLAMRAVAPALALGNGVVLKPDPRTTVCGGFSIARLFEWAGLPAGVLSVLPGGREVGSAMVEDPNIAMIQFTGSTAAGRKIGERAGARLKKVSLELGGKNALIILDDVDIDRAVSNASWSTYLHQGQICMSCGRILVHRAIYDTFVARLTERAKELKVGDPAVEEVALGPLIDEAQRDHATDLLTRAREAGASVRIGGETRGLFFQPAVVCDVTPDNPIFHEETFAPVAVVIPFDNDDEAVRLANDTEYGLSAGVIAKDVGRALRLGERLHTGLLHINDQTVDDEVINPFGGVGASGNGTAVGGPANLDEFTQWQWLTLKSEAPVYPL, from the coding sequence ATGAGTGACGAACAGTTGCTGGCTCCCTCACTCTGGCAGAACCGTTTGTTCACCGGGCGCTGGGTCGAGGGTGGCGGTGAGACGTTGACCGTACGCGCCCCCGCCAGCGGCGAGACGTTGGGGCAGACGGGCGCGGCGGACACTGCGCAGGTAGCGGATGCTGCCAGAGCAAGCCGCAGGGCCGCCGCCGGGTGGTTCGAGCATCCTTATGATGACCGGGCCGAGGTGTTACGGCAGGCTGCTCGGCTGGCCGAAACGCATCGTCAGGCGCTGGAACAGTGGCTGGTGCTCGAAAGCGGCTCGACGCCGGCCAAGGCGGCATTCGAGGTCATGCTGACGATCAAGGCGCTGCACAAGGCCTCCGAGCTCCCTTCCGCAGCCGCCGGAGAGGTGCTGCCGTCGACGCCTGGCCGGCTGAGTCTGGCCCGACGGCGCCCGCTGGGCGTGGTTGGCGTGATCGCGCCGTTCAACTTTCCGCTGTATCTGGCCATGCGGGCGGTGGCACCGGCGTTGGCGCTGGGCAACGGTGTGGTGCTCAAGCCAGACCCCCGCACGACGGTATGCGGCGGCTTCTCCATTGCACGGCTGTTCGAGTGGGCCGGGTTGCCTGCCGGGGTACTCTCTGTCCTGCCGGGTGGGCGTGAGGTGGGCTCGGCGATGGTCGAAGACCCCAATATCGCGATGATCCAGTTCACCGGCTCGACCGCTGCCGGGCGCAAGATCGGCGAGCGCGCTGGTGCGCGGCTCAAGAAGGTCTCGCTGGAGCTCGGTGGCAAGAATGCTCTGATCATTCTGGACGACGTCGACATCGATCGGGCGGTCAGCAATGCCAGTTGGAGCACCTATCTACATCAGGGCCAGATCTGCATGTCCTGCGGCCGCATTCTGGTCCATCGAGCCATCTACGACACCTTCGTCGCGCGACTGACCGAACGGGCAAAAGAGCTAAAGGTAGGTGACCCGGCCGTCGAGGAGGTGGCGCTCGGGCCGCTGATCGATGAGGCCCAGCGTGATCACGCCACGGATCTTTTGACCCGTGCCCGCGAGGCCGGGGCGAGCGTTCGCATCGGTGGCGAAACCCGAGGGCTCTTTTTTCAGCCGGCGGTGGTGTGCGACGTGACACCCGACAACCCGATCTTTCACGAGGAGACCTTCGCTCCCGTGGCGGTGGTCATCCCCTTCGACAATGACGACGAGGCGGTGCGACTGGCCAATGACACCGAGTACGGCCTGTCTGCCGGTGTCATCGCAAAAGACGTCGGCCGTGCGCTGCGGCTTGGCGAGCGGCTCCATACCGGGCTTTTGCACATCAACGACCAGACCGTCGATGACGAAGTGATCAACCCCTTCGGCGGCGTCGGCGCCTCGGGCAACGGCACCGCGGTCGGTGGGCCGGCCAATCTCGACGAATTTACCCAGTGGCAGTGGCTGACGCTGAAAAGCGAGGCGCCGGTCTATCCGTTGTAA
- the benD gene encoding benzoate diol dehydrogenase BenD: MRGAAPDSARFQDRVMVITGAAQGIGRRVAERAADEGGRLVLVDRAEIVDEVAVAIREQGGEAIAVRADLETFAGAESAMSAAREHFGRIDVLINNVGGAINFKPFTEFSADEISAEITRSLMPTLWCCRAVLPTMVTQGEGVIVNVSSAATRGIHRIPYSAAKGGINALTTSLAFEGAAHGIRVVATAPGGTSAPPRQISRGTPEATTEQARGWFQAHIDQTLSSSFMKRYASLDEQAAPILFLASDEASYITGSVLPVAGGDGG, encoded by the coding sequence ATGAGGGGCGCCGCGCCTGACTCGGCGCGCTTTCAGGATCGCGTCATGGTGATCACCGGTGCCGCTCAGGGTATCGGTCGCCGCGTGGCCGAACGCGCCGCCGACGAGGGCGGGCGCCTGGTGCTGGTCGATCGCGCCGAGATCGTCGACGAAGTCGCGGTGGCGATCCGTGAGCAGGGCGGCGAGGCGATCGCCGTACGGGCCGATCTCGAGACCTTTGCGGGGGCCGAGTCGGCGATGAGCGCCGCGCGTGAACACTTCGGCCGAATCGATGTGCTGATCAACAACGTCGGCGGGGCGATCAACTTCAAGCCGTTCACCGAGTTCAGCGCCGACGAGATATCGGCCGAGATCACCCGCTCGCTGATGCCCACGCTGTGGTGCTGCCGGGCAGTGCTGCCGACGATGGTCACCCAGGGAGAGGGCGTGATCGTCAACGTCTCCTCGGCCGCCACCCGCGGCATCCACCGCATTCCCTACTCGGCGGCCAAGGGCGGCATCAACGCCCTGACGACATCTCTCGCCTTCGAAGGCGCCGCGCACGGCATCCGCGTGGTCGCCACCGCCCCCGGCGGCACGTCCGCACCGCCACGACAGATCTCTCGGGGTACCCCCGAGGCCACCACCGAGCAGGCGCGTGGCTGGTTTCAGGCCCACATCGACCAGACCCTGTCATCGAGCTTCATGAAGCGTTACGCCAGCCTCGACGAGCAGGCCGCCCCGATTCTGTTCCTGGCCTCCGACGAGGCCAGCTACATCACCGGCTCGGTCTTGCCGGTGGCCGGCGGCGACGGCGGTTAG
- a CDS encoding outer membrane protein transport protein — translation MSSIQGSTLDISLQWAKRITVTALTTAAALVFVAPTAQANNGFNMPGYGTRALGMGGASIALPQDSLAAANNPAGMALVGDRFDVDLTVISADIDLDAAGNGYHDSPLPLVPEFGFNRRLSEDWTAGVSMISNGVELDYGEAVPGYGTTDLKSKLIQSIVHPTLTYRLAPGHYLGASLLLGAQRLRVSGIENLGLERTQGDWATGYGAAFGYIGRLSPEWQVGATYRTPMRFSRFDEYRRLLPEGRIDMPQQAGIGLAYTPNERLTLALDVMWLGWSEENTWGNAFTEGGALGDRDGPGFGWQDQRVLRIGASYDVTPHWTLRSGVSLASKLVSGDESRLAALAPLMGRDHYTVGTSYTLGNGIELNGAFIHMPYEHLHGAGASRGVDVGIGVDMLSFGIGVPL, via the coding sequence ATGTCATCGATTCAAGGGTCTACCCTCGATATCTCCCTTCAGTGGGCCAAACGCATCACTGTCACCGCGCTCACGACCGCTGCCGCGCTCGTGTTCGTCGCGCCGACCGCCCAGGCCAACAATGGCTTCAACATGCCAGGCTATGGCACCCGCGCTCTGGGAATGGGCGGGGCTTCGATCGCGCTGCCGCAGGATTCGTTGGCCGCGGCCAATAACCCGGCTGGCATGGCGCTTGTCGGTGACCGTTTCGACGTCGACCTGACTGTGATTTCGGCCGACATCGATCTGGATGCCGCCGGCAACGGTTACCACGACTCGCCGCTGCCGCTGGTGCCGGAGTTCGGATTCAACCGCCGCCTGTCGGAGGACTGGACTGCTGGGGTGTCCATGATCAGCAACGGGGTCGAACTCGATTACGGCGAGGCCGTCCCCGGCTACGGCACTACCGACCTCAAATCGAAGCTGATTCAGAGCATCGTGCATCCCACTCTGACCTATCGTCTCGCCCCGGGACATTACCTGGGTGCCTCGCTGCTGCTCGGTGCCCAGCGGCTGAGAGTCAGCGGGATCGAAAATCTCGGCCTCGAGCGGACGCAGGGCGACTGGGCCACCGGCTACGGTGCCGCTTTCGGCTACATCGGCAGGCTCTCTCCCGAATGGCAGGTGGGCGCGACCTATCGTACGCCAATGCGCTTCAGTCGCTTCGATGAGTACCGTCGGCTGCTGCCGGAAGGCCGCATCGACATGCCTCAGCAGGCCGGTATCGGCCTGGCCTACACCCCCAATGAGCGTCTGACGCTGGCGCTGGACGTCATGTGGCTTGGCTGGTCGGAGGAAAACACCTGGGGCAATGCCTTCACCGAAGGCGGTGCGCTGGGCGATCGCGACGGCCCTGGTTTTGGCTGGCAGGACCAGCGCGTATTGCGCATCGGGGCCAGCTACGACGTCACCCCTCACTGGACGCTCCGCAGCGGCGTCTCCCTCGCCAGCAAGCTGGTCTCCGGCGATGAGTCCAGGCTGGCAGCGCTCGCACCGCTGATGGGGCGTGATCATTACACCGTCGGCACGAGTTACACCCTCGGCAATGGCATCGAACTCAACGGTGCCTTCATTCATATGCCGTATGAGCATCTGCACGGCGCCGGTGCCTCGCGGGGCGTCGATGTGGGGATCGGTGTCGACATGTTGTCGTTCGGCATCGGCGTGCCCCTGTAA
- the salA gene encoding salicylate 1-monooxygenase translates to MTPTTNSRLRVGIVGGGIGGVALAIGLSRHEDLDVTLFESAKAFSEIGAGVSFGPNAVRAIEQLKLGEAYSRVADGSPAPFEDVWFEWRHGVDDHYITATLAPGCGQSSVHRADFLDSLVACLPDGIARFGKRCCEVAQSEDGVRLSFTDGTHAECDVAIGCDGIKSALREHVLPAEHYGDTGPRFSGTYAYRGLIPRTTLEAELRRRGADERLAKVPQMLLGEDRHLLTFPVKDGEVVNVVAFETDSTLPRPRQAVTDAWVEEVTQAQMLAAFAGWGEGTQAILGCIEAPTRWALHDIAPLPHYHRDNVLLIGDAAHAMLPHQGAGAGQALEDAWVLSELLGDTACDKNRVAAVLAEFDRLRRPHSSRVQRTSFEAGELYQRRGPWQACGDEALARELETRFDWLWSADPRRTIDDALALLATSQPDASILEHNHE, encoded by the coding sequence ATGACACCAACAACGAACAGTCGCCTTCGAGTGGGAATCGTCGGTGGCGGTATCGGTGGGGTGGCACTGGCTATCGGCCTGTCGCGCCACGAGGATCTGGACGTAACGCTATTCGAGTCGGCCAAGGCGTTTTCCGAAATCGGCGCAGGCGTATCGTTTGGACCCAATGCGGTACGCGCCATCGAGCAACTCAAACTGGGGGAGGCCTACAGCCGGGTGGCCGATGGCTCACCAGCACCGTTCGAGGATGTCTGGTTCGAGTGGCGCCACGGCGTCGACGACCACTACATCACTGCCACCCTGGCGCCGGGCTGTGGCCAGTCCTCGGTGCACCGCGCCGATTTTCTCGACAGTCTGGTCGCCTGCCTGCCCGACGGCATCGCCCGCTTCGGCAAACGCTGCTGCGAGGTGGCTCAGAGCGAGGACGGCGTTCGGCTGTCATTCACCGATGGCACTCATGCCGAGTGCGACGTTGCGATTGGCTGCGATGGGATCAAATCCGCTCTGCGTGAGCATGTGCTGCCCGCCGAGCACTATGGCGATACCGGGCCGCGTTTCAGTGGCACCTACGCTTATCGCGGGCTGATCCCGCGCACGACGCTGGAGGCCGAACTCCGGCGCCGAGGCGCGGATGAGCGACTGGCCAAGGTGCCGCAGATGCTGCTGGGTGAGGATCGTCACCTCCTGACCTTTCCGGTCAAGGATGGCGAGGTGGTCAATGTGGTGGCATTCGAGACCGACAGCACGCTGCCCCGCCCACGCCAGGCCGTCACTGATGCCTGGGTCGAGGAGGTGACGCAGGCGCAGATGCTGGCGGCATTTGCCGGTTGGGGCGAGGGCACACAGGCGATTCTTGGCTGTATCGAAGCGCCCACTCGCTGGGCCCTGCACGATATCGCGCCGCTACCGCACTATCACCGCGACAACGTGCTGCTGATCGGCGACGCCGCCCACGCCATGCTGCCGCACCAGGGCGCCGGTGCCGGCCAGGCGTTGGAAGACGCATGGGTGCTGAGCGAGCTGCTGGGAGATACCGCCTGCGACAAGAACAGGGTCGCAGCGGTGCTGGCCGAATTCGACCGCCTGCGCCGACCGCACTCGAGTCGTGTGCAGCGCACCTCGTTCGAGGCCGGCGAACTCTACCAGCGCCGAGGCCCCTGGCAAGCCTGTGGCGATGAAGCGCTCGCCCGCGAACTGGAAACCCGCTTCGACTGGCTATGGTCGGCCGACCCGCGGCGCACCATCGACGACGCCCTGGCCCTGCTGGCCACCAGCCAACCCGATGCCTCTATCCTGGAGCACAACCATGAGTGA